The following proteins are encoded in a genomic region of Odontesthes bonariensis isolate fOdoBon6 chromosome 19, fOdoBon6.hap1, whole genome shotgun sequence:
- the LOC142369192 gene encoding serine/threonine-protein kinase DCLK2-like yields MSLSKTLELEHFDERDKVRRGRSTRARRDDSTGSGGGSGPSSRGSSLVPSPAHSANCSYYRTRTLQTLTSEKRAKKVRFYRNGDRYFKGLVYAVSSDRFRSYDALLMELTRSLADNLHLPQGVRTIYTIDGNKKITSMDELVEGECYVCASNEPYKKVDYTKISVPSWKPGAGSGNSASGSTRTSTASTGVSASISAPAKERESREGRESKDFIKPKLVTVIRSGVKPRKAVRILLNKKTAHSFDQVLADITEAIKLDSGAVKRLYTLDGKQLSCLQDFFGDDDVFMACGPEKFRYAQDDFVLTHTGKTPVFVNECKTKSPRPAAFQKTPKTPSSSSLSSSKTPPRGLSRTKSPGAANETSGSASAVKSNRSSPSPTSPGSRRSLKMSPRRASSTDVNGEAEQPDDTVEVNGNRTVSSSIINDKYRVGKVIGDGNFAVVKECVERSTGQEYALKIIDKARCCGKEHLIENEVAVLRRVRHPSIIQLIEVDETPSQLFLVMELVKGGDLFDAITSSTKYSERDSSAMVFNLAGAIKYLHRMNIVHRDIKPENLLVCEYPDGTKSLKLGDFGLATVVEGPLYTVCGTPTYVAPEIIAETGYGLKVDIWAAGVINYILLCGFPPFRSENNIQEELFDQILRGKLEFPSPDWDTVSLPAKMLISQMLQVNVDARFTAEEVLSHPWVTDEAPAESNTVSSIEDQTSGDALEAAHESPILETKQVPSPLV; encoded by the exons ATGTCTCTGAGTAAGACCCTTGAGTTGGAGCATTTTGACGAACGTGACAAAGTTCGTCGTGGACGCTCCACCCGGGCCAGGAGAGATGACTCTACCGGCAGCGGTGGAGGCTCTGGCCCAAGTTCCAGGGGCAGCAGCCTGGTTCCCAGTCCCGCTCACAGTGCCAACTGCAGCTACTACCGGACCCGCACCCTGCAGACCCTCACCTCGGAGAAACGGGCCAAAAAGGTCCGGTTTTATCGGAATGGGGATCGGTACTTTAAGGGCCTGGTGTATGCTGTTTCTAGTGACCGGTTCCGGTCGTACGATGCTCTGCTGATGGAGCTCACACGCTCACTGGCGGATAACCTGCATCTGCCGCAAGGAGTTCGTACAATCTACACTATAGATGGCAACAAGAAGATCACCAGTATGGACGAGCTTGTGGAAG GTGAGTGCTATGTTTGCGCCTCCAACGAGCCTTACAAGAAGGTCGATTACACCAAGATCTCTGTCCCGAGCTGGAAGCCCGGCGCCGGCTCTGGGAACAGTGCATCGGGCTCAACCCGGACTTCAACAGCGTCCACTGGAGTGTCGGCGAGCATCTCTGCCCCCGCTAAAGAGCGCGAGAGTCGCGAGGGCAGAGAGAGCAAAGATTTCATCAAACCCAAGCTGGTGACGGTGATCCGCAGCGGCGTGAAGCCTCGCAAGGCTGTGAGGATCCTGCTGAACAAGAAGACGGCTCACTCCTTTGACCAGGTGCTGGCTGACATCACCGAGGCTATCAAGCTGGATTCTGGAGCAGTAAAGAGGCTGTACACACTGGATGGAAAACAG tTGAGCTGTTTGCAGGATTTCTTTGGGGATGATGACGTGTTCATGGCGTGTGGTCCGGAGAAGTTTCGCTACGCCCAAGATGACTttgtgctcacacacactgggAAAACGCCGGTCTTTGTGAATG AATGCAAGACCAAGTCTCCTCGCCCCGCTGCCTTTCAGAAAACTCCCAAGACCCCCAGCAGCTCCAGCTTGTCCTCCTCTAAGACTCCACCCAGAGGCCTCTCCAGGACAAAGTCGCCTGGCGCAG CTAACGAGACCTCAGGATCGGCGTCAGCCGTGAAGTCGAACAGGTCCAGCCCGTCTCCCACCAGCCCCGGGAGTCGCCGCAGCCTCAAG ATGTCTCCTCGCCGGGCctcctccacagatgtaaaCGGAGAAGCAGAGCAGCCGGACGACACAGTCGAAG TTAACGGAAATCGAACAGTTTCCTCCTCCATCATCAACGACAAGTACAGAGTTGGGAAAGTGATTGGAGATGGGAACTTTGCTGTTGTGAAGGAGTGTGtggaaag GTCGACCGGTCAGGAGTACGCTCTGAAGATCATCGACAAAGCTCGCTGCTGTGGGAAG GAGCACCTGATAGAGAACGAAGTGGCGGTCCTGAGGAGGGTTCGACATCCAAGCATCATCCAGTTAATTGAGGTGGATGAAACGCCCTCTCAGCTGTTCCTGGTCATGGAGCTTGTTAAG GGCGGCGACCTGTTCGACGCCATCACCTCCTCCACAAAGTACAGCGAGCGGGATTCCAGCGCCATGGTGTTCAACCTGGCCGGAGCCATCAAGTACTTGCACCGGATGAACATCGTTCACAGAGACATCAAACCAGAGAACCTGCTG gtgtgcgAGTATCCAGATGGCACCAAGTCACTGAAGCTCGGGGATTTTGGTTTGGCAACGGTGGTGGAAGGACCGCTGTACACCGTGTGCGGCACGCCGACATACGTCGCCCCGGAGATTATCGCCGAGACCGG CTACGGTCTAAAGGTTGACATCTGGGCGGCAGGAGTCATCAACTACATCCTGCTGTGTGGATTTCCTCCTTTTAGAAG TGAGAATAATATCCAGGAGGAGCTGTTTGATCAGATCCTCAGAGGGAAACTGGAGTTTCCGTCGCCAGACTGGGACACCGTCAGCCTGCCGGCGAAG ATGCTGATCAGTCAGATGCTGCAGGTGAACGTGGACGCTCGTTTCACTGCGGAGGAGGTCCTGTCCCACCCCTGGGTGACG GATGAAGCTCCAGCAGAGTCCAACACTGTGAGCAGCATTGAAGACCAGACGAGTGGAGACGCACTGGAAGCGGCGCACGAGTCCCCGATCCTGGAAACAAAACAAGTGCCCTCACCTCTTGTCTAG
- the LOC142369195 gene encoding tripartite motif-containing protein 16-like — MAQQRNQLDSGKFSCCICLDLLRDPVTIPCGHSYCKNCIKSFWDGEVQKGIHSCPQCRKMFAPRPALEKNIILAELVEELKKAGVQAAPADHCYAGPEDVACDVCTGRKLKAIKSCLVCLVSYCEKHLQPHYDVTRLKKHKLVDPSEKLQENVCSRHDEVMKIFCRTDQQIICYLCSMDEHKGHETVPAEAERTEKQKELEGSRQQIQQRIQGREHDVKLLQQEVEAIDGFTDKAVEDSERIFSELIRLIQKRSSDVKQQLRSQQEAEVSRVRELQGKLKQEISELKRKDTELEQLSHTEDHSQFLHSYPSLSALSESTHSSSIKARPLRYFEDVTAAVSETRDKLQDILREQWTNVSLTVSEEDVSVSPEEPKNRAGMLRYARKITLDPNTANTFLILSQDNTKVTFQICNKGYTQHPDRFIHVSQVLSINELTGRCYWEVERSSGVGVAVAYKTIGRSGDFAAHVFGYNDKSWVFHWNTVFNFTHNSVSTSISGPLSSRVGVYLDHRAGVLSFYSVSDTMTLLHRVQTTFTQPLHAGLFLSGPDGETAEFCELI, encoded by the coding sequence ATGGCGCAGCAAAGAAATCAGCTGGACTCAGGGAAATTCTCTTGTTGTATCTGTCTGGATCTGCTGAGGGATCCGGTGAcgattccctgtggacacagctactgcaagAACTGTATCAAAAGCTTCTGGGATGGAGAGGTTCAGAAAGgaatccacagctgccctcagtgtcGGAAAATGTTCGCACCAAGACCTGCACTGGAGAAAAACATCATCTTAGCAGAGTTAGTGGAAGAGCTGAAGAAGGCTGGAGTCCAAGCTGCTCcagctgatcactgctatgctggacctgaagatgtggcctgtgatgtctgcactgggaggaagctgaaagccatcaagtccTGTCTGGTATGTTTGGTTTCTTACTGTGAGAAACACCTCCAACCTCACTATGATGTAACTCGACTaaagaaacacaagctggttGACCCCTCTgagaagctccaggagaacgTCTGCTCTCGtcacgatgaggtgatgaagattttCTGTCGTACTGATCAGCAGAttatctgttatctctgctcaatggatgaacataaaggccaTGAAACAGTCCCAGCAgaagcagaaaggactgagaagCAGAAGGAGCTCGAGGGGAGTCGACAACaaatccagcagagaatccagggcCGAGAGCACGATGTGAAGCTGCtccaacaggaggtggaggccatcGACGGATTCACTGATAAAGCAGTGGAGGACAGTGAGAGGATCTTCAGTGAGCTGATCCGTCtcatccagaaaagaagctctgatgtgaagcagcagctcagatcccagcaggaagctgaagtGAGTCGAGTCAGAGAGCTTCAGGGGAAGCTGAAGCAGGAGATctctgagctgaagaggaaagacacCGAGCtggagcagctctcacacacagaggatcacagccagtttctacACAGCTACCCCTCACTGTCTGCACTCAGTGAgtctacacactcatccagcatcaaAGCTCGTCCTCTGAGgtactttgaggatgtgacagcagctgtgtcagagacCAGAGATAAACTGCAGGACATTCTGAGAGAGCAGTGGACAAACGTCTCACTGACAGTGTCCGAAGAGGATGTTTCAGTGTCACCCGAAGAGCCGAAGAACAGAGCTGGAATGTTAAGATATGCACGTAAGAtaacactggatccaaacacagcaaacacattTTTGATTTTATCACAGGACAATACAAAAGTAACATTTCAAATATGTAATAAGGGATATACtcaacatccagacagattcattCATGTGTCTCAGGTCCTGAGCATCAATGAACTAACTGgacgctgttactgggaggtggaaaGGAGCAGTGGTGTTGGTGTAGCTGTTGCTTACAAGACAATTGGCAGATCAGGGGACTTCGCTGCACATGTATTTGGATACAATGACAAGTCTTGGGTTTTTCACTGGAACACAGTTTTTAATTTCACACATAACAGCGTCTCAACTAGTATCTCAGGCCCTCTGTCCTCCAGAGTAGGAGTGTACCTGGACCACAGAGCGGgtgttctgtccttctacagcgtctctgacaccatgactctcctccacagagtccagaccacattcacccAGCCGCTCCATGCTGGACTTTTTCTCAGTGGCCCTGATGGAGAGACTGCCGAGTTCTGTGAACTTATCTAA
- the LOC142369193 gene encoding tripartite motif-containing protein 16-like, translating to MAQQRNQLDSEQFSCCICLDLLRDPVTIPCGHSYCKNCIESFWDGEEKRGIHSCPQCRKMFAPRPALEKNIMLAELVEELKKAGVQAAPADHCYAGPEDVACDVCTRRKLKAIKSCLVCLVSYCEKHLQPHYDVTQLKKHKLVDPSEKLQENVCSRHDEVMKIFCRTDQQIICYLCLMDEHKGHETVPAEAERTEKQKELEGSRQQIQQRIQGREHDVKLLQQEVEAIDGSADKAVEDSEKIFSELIRLIQKRSSDVKQQLRSQQEAEVSRVRELQGKLKQEISELKRKDTELEQLSHTEDHSQFLHSYPSLSALSESTHSSSIKARPLRYFEDVTAAVSETRDKLQDILREQWTNVSLAVSKVDVLLSEPEPKTRADFLRYSSAITLDPNTANTYLLLSEGSRETTLTKQQQSYSSHPDRFTYYFQVLSRESPTGRCYWEVEWRGRAVCIAVAYKNISREGSSDECAFGHNDKSWTLCCFTNNWEFWHNNVQTPLSGPLSSRVGVYLDHRAGVLSFYSVSDTMTLLHRVQTTFTQPLHAGVRLFQDSFYDDKVTAEFLKAK from the coding sequence ATGGCGCAGCAAAGAAATCAGTTGGATTCGGAACAATTCTCTTGTTGTATCTGTCTGGATCTGCTGAGGGATCCGGTGAcgattccctgtggacacagctactgcaagAACTGTATTGAAAGCTTCTGGGATGGAGAGGAGAAGAGGGgaatccacagctgccctcagtgtcGGAAAATGTTCGCACCAAGACCTGCACTGGAGAAAAACATCATGTTAGCAGAGTTAGTGGAAGAGCTGAAGAAGGCTGGAGTCCAAGCTGCTCcagctgatcactgctatgctggacctgaagatgtggcctgtgatgtctgcactaggaggaagctgaaagccatcaagtccTGTCTGGTATGTTTGGTTTCTTACTGTGAGAAACACCTCCAACCTCACTATGATGTAACTCAACTaaagaaacacaagctggtcGACCCCTCTgagaagctccaggagaacgTCTGCTCTCGtcacgatgaggtgatgaagattttCTGTCGTACTGATCAGCAGAttatctgttatctctgcttaatggatgaacataaaggccaTGAAACAGTCCCAGCAgaagcagaaaggactgagaagCAGAAGGAGCTCGAGGGGAGTCGACAACaaatccagcagagaatccagggcCGAGAGCACGATGTGAAGCTGCtccaacaggaggtggaggccatcGACGGCTCTGCTGATAAAGCAGTGGAGGACAGTGAGAAGATCTTCAGTGAGCTGATCCGTCtcatccagaaaagaagctctgatgtgaagcagcagctcagatcccagcaggaagctgaagtGAGTCGAGTCAGAGAGCTTCAGGGGAAGCTGAAGCAGGAGATctctgagctgaagaggaaagacacCGAGCtggagcagctctcacacacagaggatcacagccagtttctacACAGCTACCCCTCACTGTCTGCACTCAGTGAgtctacacactcatccagcatcaaAGCTCGTCCTCTGAGgtactttgaggatgtgacagcagctgtgtcagagacCAGAGATAAACTGCAGGACATTCTGAGAGAACAGTGGACAAACGTCTCACTGGCAGTGTCtaaagtggatgttttactgtcagaaccagaaccaaagacCAGAGCTGACTTCTTGAGATATTCAAGTGccatcacactggatccaaacacagcaaacacctATCTGTTATTATCTGAGGGGAGCAGAGAAACAACATTAACGAAACAACAACAGTCTTACTCGagtcatccagacagattcaccTATTATTTTCAGGTCCTGAGTAGAGAGAGTCCGACTGgacgctgttactgggaggtggagtggAGAGGGAGGGCAGTGTGTATCGCAGTCGCGTACAAGAATATCAGCAGAGAAGGGAGCTCAGATGAATGTGCCTTTGGACACAATGACAAATCTTGGACATTATGTTGTTTTACAAACAATTGGGAATTTTGGCACAACAATGTTCAAACTCCGCTCTCAGGCCCTCTGTCCTCCAGAGTAGGAGTGTATCTGGACCACAGAGCGGgtgttctgtccttctacagcgtctctgacaccatgactctcctccacagagtccagaccacattcacccAGCCGCTCCACGCTGGAGTTCGGCTTTTTCAAGATTCATTCTATGACGACAAAGTCACTGCCGAGTTCCTGAAAGCCAAATAA